accttagtaaataccttgtaggccaGGGACAGTACACTGATACATCTGCAATTTTTCAGGTCCTTTAGGTCTCCTTTCTTTTGATTAAAATGATATTAGCGTTTTTCCAAACTTCCgatacgctcgaggtcataaggcaatgggtatacagggtggctagttttttctagcacaattcCCCCATAGTCCTTCAACAcatctgctgttatctgatcctcaccagctactGTCCCCCTTTGCATtactcctaaagctttctttctctttcattactggcgggatgtcgtattgctgtgcgctactgcctctctcactGACGTCctggttacattggctactgtacagatttgtgtacaACTCTTCAGCTACTTAAACTGTCGTATCGATATTGCTTCTTTGTCCCTTGGcgcatatatacatatatatatatatatatatatatatatatatatatatatatatatatatatatatatatatatatatatatatatatatatatatatatatatatatatatatacttttttgcCTATGcgtagtttcctcttcgccgcttaTAGGCTACCtatgttctttagagcatgttcgATTCTCTATATATTAaaattccttatgtcggctaccttacaCTTATTTAATAACATTGATAGCTCGGCCAGTTCTGTTCCGTCTGTGAGTTTAGAGGCTTTCATGctctggcgtttcttaatcagctTTCTCAATCACAGCTCTCTACCATTGGGCAAAATCCCCGCAAGCGGAGATGGCAACCATAAATGTATGTCGCTGAAGAATGTGTATCGGTGGCTATACAGGCTCAGTGTATGCGGCGAGAAACAATAAACGAGGAGGTGAAGCAGGCGAAGCGGACATCGTACTTTAATGCTATCTCATGCTCGACACGTAATGTAATTAATTTCCCCCTAAATTTCGGCCTTTCTCCTACAGTAAAGGGCGAATAATTAACACGTACGTACCATTGACAAGAGTACTGAGCGATCATCgctccccaagcagcacaggtaatcggcttAATATTGGAATCggatggtttcactctggtcgTTTGTAGGcccagcctttgccaatacatttccaacgTTGGAACGATTACATGTGCTGCTTCGGTCTTGCTATAACAAAGGGCTGAGAGCGTGAAAAGGTAGGTAGACTGAATAAAATGCTTTACCTACCAaagcaaagcatgatcaatgactttgACAGAAAAGGCTGaccggtgggtctaaaaattggaggggggcacttaggctccgccttaaggctacgacgcgatagcgttagtgaGGTAATGACCATATATTTGGAATCGGTTATTCTCGATTTTACATTCGCCGGTCGCTGgcagtcctcacaccactccttccgcaatggtgcagcTGTTTCACCAGGATataattgcgcggcaccgggatatACCGGATGCGCAATTCTTCATTGGGTTGAAAGAAAAAACGTAATCAAAGCTGCGCAAATGGCAATTATCGGCGGCCTTAATTGTATGAGGTGAAACACCGTCGGCTTCGACTGGATTTCAGAGTTGCGCACTCGATCCTTTCACAAGTATCGACGGAGAGGTAGGTTCAGAGGAGGTCTGGTTTTTCAATCTTCGCAGGAGACACTCCAGTACGACCAACCAAGTTGTTGAGAGAGGCATTGTTCGTGCCAGCCTAAAAAAATCTATACACTGCCTGTTGTCAGCGTTGCCAAAGATTTGACCCTGTTATCAGACTCCGCAGTAACTCCATTTACTGTGACACGTCCTGTACAATAGCCACGTTTACATGAATtcaacagaagtcgactccagccccctttttgagggaaagagcagtTACTGAGAAAGAAAGGTATGACTCGTCCTCTACGCTCTTCCTCGGGGTTCTCGCACTTTCCCTCAAAACATGGGCTGGAGTTGACTTCTGTCGCATTTATGTAAACGCGGCTAATGCGTTGAACTGAACGACAGGACCGCACCGCTAACCCTGCACATCTGTGAAAAGAATTAGGCTTGCAGATAACGTAAGTAAAGGAACGTCCGGTATATGGATACGCGACGAATGGAAAAGAGTGATTTCATTACAGAAATTTAAGTTCCTGTCGAGCGGGAATTATGGGATTTGTCGGATACGTCGCCCAACCGTAACTGATATGGACCTAGTTACAAACTTCCAACGATAAACCTCAGAGGCGGGAACATAATGGCACCGGGCTGATCCTCCGCTCGTGGAGTTTGTCTCCTTGAGTGTAGTGAAGGTAATAAGAACTGAGAGGTTGATCAGGGCGTTCTTGAAAAGGTTATGATTCCATATATGCACACCAGAATATAGGGTTTCATTATGTGTTTCGAAAGAATTACGGCCAGAAGCACTTTTCTACGGCTTGTGAAAGATTGAATAAAAAAGAGGACGATAGGCCTTACGGAGTGGCCAAGCCTGGCTACTAAGATTATATTCCAATTGAATATATTTGGATAAGCACCGCGCGTCGTCAGGGGGATAAAAAAAAACCAGCAGCGCTGAGCACGAAGTTGACAAGCTGCTGCAAAAGTGGAGAGAATAAACATGGACTAGACGTTCACTATAGCTTCGTGGATCTATGAGGAGTCAGGAAGTGACCGCTGGAACAGGCTTGCGCGTGGATTACTCACGTATTAGGTTGTTTTATTAACGCGTTCTTTGAATTGTGACTTAATTTCTAGTAAGAACAACATATAATCACTGATACCTTCACGCAACGCAGAGAGCAGATCTTCATTAAATTTGCTGTGGGAACTACCGCTTAATGTGATGATAAGCATTGGTTGCTGTTTTGTACAGTCTGCCGTTGTAATTCCAGTGACTCGTGCGCAAATTTTAGTCCTGCAATAAATTAGGTGCGGTTCAAATACTGCtgagcctggttagagagcgaaagctgcggtgcatcgggcaactagacgcggcttcaCGTCTGTAGCGTTGATTGAGCTCCGCACACTTGACCCTTccatcctggcaggtggcagttaaattaatggttgatcgcgagaggttagtTACCCAATGAATGCTGCATATAGTCTACTGCCGTTTACCGGCGAATCGaaatgtcaaaggtcaagtggtgcgacaccatgtcGGACCACATGTGGTAAGGCAGCCATGCTTGTCCTCTGGCTcgcttgaaggtcaaccggcaacgcacggcgaaattcGTTTTACCCAGCGTAGTGAAgcgttcacttcaaaacggttgAATTAAAAGAACTGAAATATCATATCGTTTTGTTAGCTACTGTATACGCGTTGGCAGAAAGAAGtaagaagaaaatgaagagccTTCACGCGGTGGCGAATGCTGCGCCCTTTCTCGTGCGCCCATCCGCGAGCCGCGATCATCTCGTGAGCACCGTTGCCAGCAGTCGCCATCTCTTTGCCAGGCATCGGGACACGACGGAGGCTCGGACACGACGCCAGGACCATGGAGCGCCTCAAGTGTGGCCCCATCGTGGAGATGCCAGGAGACGACATGTCGCGCGTCATCTGGGACCTGGTGCGCGACAAGCTCATCCTGCCTTACGTGGACATCGACCTTAAGGTATGGCGAGCTGTTCCGCGTCTACACAGCGGCCACATTTGTCCTTTTTGCGCGAAAGCATGGAAACATAGTCATCTTGCCGCAGCAAAGCCAACTGCGGCTAGTAAGACGAATCCCTGTCTCGTTATCCGGACTGCCGAGCCCCCTCGCTTGCTCTCTAGAGGGCACTTGTTGCACTTCACGCCCGGACGTCAACCAGGGTGTCACATTCGCGGATCATTAAAGCAAAAGATTAAATCCTTCTGCGTTTGTAAGCGTAGAGGTCAGAAACTCACGAGGGAGCGTTACGCCATGCAGCCGGCTTCGACAAGTCGAACTCGCTTGAAGCCGTTTCCATTATTCCTCTTCTATACCGGCCCGCTTAAAAGCTGAGACCCGGCCCTGGCAAATAAAATGCGCCGCAAGCTCtcaacgtggggggggggggcgcctttTTTTCCCCCGTTAATTTTTCATGAAAGGGCTTCACCGTGGTCCGCCCCGTGATGCTCCTTAAGTTTCTCTTCGTCCATATTTTCGGATGTCATTCATATCCTCCCCTTTCACTTCCCCCGTAATCGGCATATCAAGAGGGCGGGTGAGGGGGGTGGCTATACGCTGCACACGGAAACAACTCGCTGCAGTCTACCAAATACAAGCGCGAACCGTCTGGTTCGAGACTATGCGATTGGCTCATTGTCACGTTAGCAAATTATGCTTCCCTTTTCTTCTAGCGCGCGCAGCCTGAGCTGCATATTCTCAGGTATTGTCCATGAATCTGAATGAAGAGCTCGTTATTGCATCTCTCACGCATTTAGGTCGACGGAAACACCTGCCAGACATGGACGTCTTCCGCCCCTCACTTCCATTAGTGCGACAACACTTATTTCCTTAGCGATCCCTACGATATAACTGTTAATTGGATGGCTGCTTGAAAGCAGCTAAGCATCGCGCCAATGCACGCTTTCCCGCAGGTGTTCGACTTGTCCATCGCCAACCGCAACGAGACCGACAACATGGTGACTCTGCAGGCTCGCGACGCGCTCAAGCGCTACAACTGCGGCGTCAAGTGCGCCACCATCACGGCGGAGCGGGACGTGCTGGAGATGTACCAGCTGAAGCACATGTGGCAGTCTCCAAACTCGGTCATCCGCAACTCCCTGGGCGGCGCCCTCTTCCGTGAGCCAATCATCTGCGCCAATGTGCCGCCACTCGTAAAGCAGTGGCGCAAGCCCATCGTGGTCGCCCGACACGCGTTCGGAGACCAGCACATCGGCAGGCAAGTGCCATCGCCAGAATTTTCCTTCTGAGATATTCCTGTCAGGCAGAACTGTGATGGAGCTCTAAGGGCAGTTAGAATGTGGCGTGTATTAATAAGGTACCGCTTTCTAATCACAGAGACCACTGTGAGAAAACGAAAAGTTTATAAGCTGGAgaagacaaaaaaataaacaaatgcaGGTGTCGCTATCACCagccgattttggaactaaaggGCGAGCGTCAACGCCTATTTTTGGGAACGGATCGCAGAGGCTACGCTGCAAAGCCAtccacttcaaaacggtggcaacccgtCCTCTTCGTTAAGGATTTCACGCGTTTAAAGTTACTGGCGAGAATACTTTTAAATGAAATTTTCGTGGCAATCAATGAGCCTTTTGCAGCCGGATAAACGTCAACATAACCAGAAAAGGCCGGATCATTAATATTGTGACGCCTATAACAATGGCGTACAATATTTACTGAGAAAAACAATTGTACGCAGTTGCCGCCACTGTCCGTTTGAAGGAACAGACAAGAATTTTCAATTGCCAAAGAAGAATATAATTTGTTTTCTCGGTGTAGACGAATGCTACTCATAGAGCTTCAGTCGCAAACAATGAGTGAAAGATTATTAATGTGAATTTGAGTGCCGGCCGACAAGCAGGTTCGACGTCTACAGCGTCCAGTTTCTCGTCGTATCCAAGCGGATCAAACAAAGGTTTTACCTCGGTCTTTCCCCCGTTAGGCTGCCCTGCGTACTGGGCAATATTattgttatttctttttattctgcCAACACAACGTTATGTTAGGCTGCCCAGCCTAAAACCTGTCAACAGTCCGTGGCGCGAGATGTGGAAATATAACTTGGCGCATGCTTCAGGGCCTTCTTTGATCACAAATTTCCAAGCCCACGCGATCAGGCTCTGCCGCGGGTCGCACGTGAAGTCACGCAATGACTACTTATTGATCCTAACCGAAGCCGAAATCCACGGATAAACTGGCATGTAAAAGATTAGTCACGAGGTGTTCAGTATTTCTGGGGGTAAAATGTGAGACCTTTATGTATACCCATTTGAGAATTGCCTTCCTAAGTGCCTGGGTTATAAATTAGTGGTATTGCATGGATGGTACTGAAAGGTAGTAATCAAGTAAAGCATCTTTTTGGGTTATAACTTTGGACGCGTTCCGATGTAGTTGAAGAGAGCTTACACAATATAAGGCGACACTGCGGAGCACAAAAACAATGGCTGACATGAGCAGGTTTGTTACATGGGAAAGAGAGCACACGGGCCACATTTGTATGTTTAGCTCAAGCAACAGGACTAAAGACCTAGACATAAAAACATTCATGGCAGAACTTCTGCACGAGAGATGCGTGCTGTGCTCAGTGTCTTTTGTATACCAACCCAAAATCATTGGCCACAAACATACCGTTTCTTCTCCCAATGATTCCTTCATTTGGGAGAAATCTCCAGTCTATGAAGGAGTGGAGATCATTTCAGGTTATATTAGATTACGAAGAAAGGAAGGTTGTAGTAAGTCTTTCACTTAGTGTGGGCACTTCATGGCACTGAGTGGAAAATGCCCTCTAACGTGAGCTTATAGGGGATGCCTCTGACTAAAACATCAGCAGGCAAAGTTTTATCTGCGTATCACTGGATGTAGTTCTACTCCTACTACACTTTAAAACTTGGTGAGGCCACTATCTATTCGCAGTTCGTATTAGGTGTGCTGAAGACTAGGCAAATTATAATCTTCATCATAGTAAGTCAGTACGCGTCAGAGAAAAAGCCATCTAAAGAGCTGCTcggtggtggtaaaaacgtttatttcctctgaaaagagggagttacatggatggtgctctggagtcaggcttagtgcccttcccctcacaatcactaggtggagtccctagtacgggaccccagtggcttccgctgccgccatagctcgttcgaccatcgccttttgggctttcaggtcgcaacaggcgagtagggtcgcctcccagtccttccgggtggggtttgggtttggagtaaaagcagggttggaggggcacgcccacaccatgtggtagaggtccgaggacctctccccacagtgcgggcactccccggagAAGGCAGGGTCAAAGTGCTTTAGCGAGGCCGGGCACATCATGGTGTTCGTGACAAGGCGGAGGAACAGGCGTTCCTCCGCTCTCGTTAATCCTTTACACGGGTGGGGGTACAGTTTATGTCCATCTTTGTATAATTGCGTTATTTCCTTGTAAGTGTAGGTCGGCGTGGCTTCCGCTACTTCTTCAGAGGAGGCGGGGGACGAGGTTGCCCggttagagagcgcgcgggcggctgcatctgctgcctcgtttcctcctagccccgagtgggccggagcccagactatgaagcggtgggatggacctcctacgtacgagctgttttgcagtagccggtaggccaggtacgggacccagccctgttggacgttccgacacgcccctcgcgagtcggttatgattgtcttggaatcggagtgtgttgccgctaatgcgatggcgacttcctctgcttgagtgacgcttcgggctttgaaggtgagcccgttcaccgttttggactcgtggatcactgccgccgtgtaccacccgccttggtgcgggccggatgcgtccacgtagtataccccgggtttccttccgtagtggtgagctaaggcctctgccctggccctgcgtctaccctcgtggtcgtccctggacatcttaattgggagtggtcttacgtgcagggcgtaacgccactcctgagagagtcttactctctcctcggttagagtcgtgtgttctatgtgcagacgggctaaaaggcggcatcctgacggcgtctgcgataatcgcgtgtattgacctgtgaggtgggcttctctaagttcatcgaaggagttcgtcatacccagaccttggagtctcaggttagacgtggttatcgggaggtcgagggccttcttcgccattttgcgtattatcacctcgatgatgttctggtcgtgtttgttgaggcggagatagggggtcgagtacaggattctgcttgttacaaagacattggccagccgcaaggcgtctttgcttcGCAATCCCCCTTTCTTGTTCGAGACTCTGCGGcccattcggcccacctgatctcccaccttctttagtttgccgagcgtggtcgtcgccagccgacgctggtggatgaaaagacctaggactctaatttcttttctttcgggtatcggttccgatccaagtctcaattctatcttgtttgtgcattttttgttaAGACGAATGTGCACGAATTCGGATTTTTGAGGGGAGCAATGGAGGCCACATCTTTTCGCGTACTCGTTCACCGCTGTGGCCGCCTCCTGCAGGCTGGCCTCCATTTCACCGAgagagccctgcgtggcccaaatggagatgtcgtccgcgtacagcgcgtgctgcacACCCGGGACTTTCTCCAGGTGGACCGGCAGGTTCTTCATTGCCAAGTTGAAAAGCAAGGGGgatagcaccgctccctgtggcgtccctctcgtgcctaatagaaaggggccgtgttccgcgtTCTGGATCTTCACGTAGGCctgtctgtccgtgaggaagcgttttatgtactcgaaagcgttcctgccgcatCCCGTCTCTCATAGGTGTGTGAGGATCGCCTCGTGtgtcacattatcgaaggctcccttcaCATCTAGGGCCAGCACTATCTTATCCCCGTTCGGATGTTCGATCGGGTTTAGTACCTCCCTGCTGAGCTGCAGCAGGATGTCCTGAGCCGATTTATTtggcctgaagccgtacatcgagTCGGCGAAGACTCGCTTGTTTTCTAGGTACTCAGATAGTCACATAgcttccatcagtttgcccacgcacgaggtgagagagataGGTCTTAGGTTATCCGTATCTATGGCCTtgcccgccttggggatgaaagttatcaGCGCCGTCTTCCACTCCGTGGGAAGTGGAGCTTCGCCCATCCAAACCGAATTAAAGTGTTTTAGGAGGGATTCGTATGCGCGGTCCGGCAGATTGGCTAGGAGTTTTACCGAGATCCCGTCCCTTCCTGGCGCGGTCCCGCGTTTCATCCTCGCTAGAGCGGCCTTGAGTTCGTATATTTTGAAAGGTTCGTCCAGCTCAGCATTTTGGGCTCCACTGTATCTGTAAGCTTCTCCCCTTGGATCTTGGGTCGTGCTCAGGTACTGGTCCCGAAGCTTCAGTGCGAGCTGGGCCGTATTTCCTTGAAATGCATGTACCGCTCTCTGCAGGTGCTTCTGCGTCTCGGTGCGCGCCTGGTTGGGATCTATGAGCgcccggaagaggcgccacgtgttTTTGCTAGACATCTGCCTAGCGGCCGCGTTGCACCTATCTACCCAGTTCGCGTCCGCGAGTTGCGCCGCGTACTCCGCCGCTTCTTTAGTGATTGCCGCGATCCGAGCTCTTAGCTTTCGGTTATGCTTCTGTCTACGCCATCTTTTGACCATGCTGCGTCTGGctgcccagaggtggaggaggtgggtgtccacgtccgtcaccgcctctgagagctttaCCTGCGTCTCCGTCGAACGCAGGTTGATCAGCAGCTGTTTTGTCCAGGCTTGATAACCCTGCTCCTGGATGGAGCTTACCTCGTATTCCTTTCTAAATTTCGTCCAGTCCGGCAGCATAGTGTACCCCGTAGGCCTGGTAAGGGGTTTCGTAAGGACTGTTATGGTGAtcaggcagtggtcactaccgagagtTTCCTCCGTATTCGTCCACTCCACTCGCCTCACGTTTTTCGTGAAGGTAaagtcgggacacgtgtccctcTGCACCGAGTTCCCTATCCGCGTGGGGCACGCCGGGTCAGTGTGTAGGGTTAGACCTAACGCGGACGCCGCCTCCGCTAGCTTCCGTCCTCGTATGTCTTCTCGATGATAGCCCCATGAGGGACTCtgcgcgttgaaatctcccattACTAGTAGCGGGTCTCGTCCTGCTTCCCTGATAGCTCTGCTCAGGAGTGTGGAGAAGGTTACGTTTTTTGCTTTAGGTGGGCAGTACACGTTCAGGATGTGTAGCGGCGAATCCTCCTTTTTCAGTGGCAGAAGAGTCACCATCACGTGCGAAAAGCTGGTTTGTAATTCCAGATCTACCAAAtttgcagtgaaatttttgtgcacAAAGATGCACGTTAGGGGGTCGAGTTGGAACGTTTTGTAGTTTGTGAGGCTCACGTTCCCGCCAGGTTCCTGTACGGCCACTACTGCCGGAGTATGCTCGTACGTAGACAGGTGCATCTTAAGATCCGCTCTCTTAGTCCTCATTTCAAGCCTCGACTATTCCACTGCGTTAATGTTATGGGACTCTCTTTAGTTTGTCTCGCCATGTTGTATCTGGAGATTGTTGTTATAGCTTATCCTTCAAAACTGCACAGTGTACGGAGCCTCCTTTCAATCACCCTTGGGTTTACCTGATTCATTGCTGAAGTTGTGAACTGAACCTCAGGACAGTAGCAGGCATTTGTCCGGTAGGTGTTCTGTGCCACTCACTGCCTCCTGAGATTCTCTGTTTCATGCTGGTTTATTTCTAAAGCTGCACATCAACTGGCTCAATTCCGCTCATGATTGTAGAAAGGCCAAAACAAGCTTTTCATGATTCAGGGACTTCGTGGTTCCGGGCCCCGGCACCCTGGAGGTCTCCTTCACCCCCACCATCGGCTCGCCGTACCACCTGCAGGTGTAcgagttccaggacacgccgggCGTCGCCGCGGCAATGTGCAACACGGACAAGTCCATCACAGAGTTCGCCTACTGCTGCTTCCAGTTCGCGCAGCGGCGCAACCTGCCCCTTTACCTGAGCACCAAGGAAACGATCCTCAAGAAGTACGACGGCCGCTTCAAGGACATCTTCGAGCGCCTCTACCAGAAGAAGTATAGGCCGAGGTTCAAGGAGCAAGGAATATTTTTTCAGCACCGCCTAACGGACGACATGGTAGCAAGGTAACAGCCCGTTCCACCACGctactcaatttttttttaaaaaacttaAGCTTTCAAAGATAGCAACGAATTTTCAAGCGATCTAATATAGAGGAACCAAGCTTGGAAGTAGATGTCGAACGCCTTCAGAGTGATCATGTAAACAAGTCACAGAGGAATACATTAAAGAGTAGGTGCATGCAAGCCGAAGTAATATAGTACCGACCATAAAGCAGAACTTCCCTCTGATAAGGCATCTGGAGTTCGAGGTGAGCGTTTACTCGTTCGCGACATTGCCATGATACCGGCACCTACATAGCCTACGGGAAGGAGAACTTACTTAACGTGCAGTTGGACTGCCTCCATTTTGGTAAACTATCAGCAGCACAGAGAGAACATTCGGTAGTTTGGGACTACCCTCAAAAATTAAGATATTGAGCCCCAGCCTGCCCCACCAACATTAGTTTAGCTttgaaggtttaacgtcctaaagcgactcgggctatgagggacgccgtagtgaacggatccggaaattttgaccacctagagttctttagcgtgcactgtcatcgcacagcacacgggccgctggaatttcgcctctctcgaaattcgaccaccgcggccgggatggaacccgcgtctttcgggtcagcagccgagcactgagccatcgcggcgacACTTTGGCTCGCAAGCTTCGTCAAAACAAGGATGAACTAGAGGCTTTTTCCATTTTAGCCCGTGTCTTGTCCATAAGGCAACGAACTTGGACATTTCGAAGGTTCGCATAGTATAGGGTTTGTATGAGATCAAGCGAACTGACAAACCACCACAGATGCTCATACTAAGCAGAAGTTTCTCTTACATTTATGTATCAGAAAAGCCGTTCGCAAAAAGTAGCTGTGAAGCAATGAAAGCTATGCCTTTAGAAAGCGAAGCGCGCTGACGATGGCATCTCTTGTGACTGATATGATATACCCAGTATTTCAGAGAAGCCAGCGACTAATTTTTGAATGTAGTTTTTTTAGTTATGAAGAAGGCTTCTGCCACAGAATAATACCTGTTTCGaaggacatcagaaaacaggcgAATATTTAACCTTTGAACTATCACAGGCAACTGGCAGCAGTCAGATTTTTAGCCGGTTGTTAAtattagccatatcagtttttagaatttcgacaatgcggttaccctcggcgctgtggcgcaacaaattttggctacgtcGCGCAAAAATACATCGGCTTTCGAAATGCTTGAAGGCAATACAACCCTTCCAGGGCAAGTAACTAGAGTTGTTACAAATAAAGAACGCAGTGGTCTCGTCAAAggctcccttccagccaatggcgtctgccgattctcatgaccctgctagcgtcacaatgcagggagcggagccacaatggagagaggggtctatccTGGGCCATAAAGGAAAGGGATTATGCTCTTTCATGTACCACGctctgctttgtcacactagcagggtcttGAGAATCGGCTGGTGCCGCTaataggaagggggggggggagaggggggtccTTTTGCGGGGAAAAGAGGTTGCGTTTTTAAGTtgtcaaattttgtcgagccacagtgtTGGGTGTAATCGTCTTTTCGAAGTTATAAAAAACATATGACTATTACTAaggaccggctacaaatctctaattgcaaccaggtgttTAACTAATAGTTAAAGAGTGAATTATTAAAAATCCGTTAACAGGCTAGCTATAGTAAacttgttttctgatgtccggCGAC
This region of Amblyomma americanum isolate KBUSLIRL-KWMA chromosome 5, ASM5285725v1, whole genome shotgun sequence genomic DNA includes:
- the LOC144135060 gene encoding isocitrate dehydrogenase [NADP] cytoplasmic-like gives rise to the protein MERLKCGPIVEMPGDDMSRVIWDLVRDKLILPYVDIDLKVFDLSIANRNETDNMVTLQARDALKRYNCGVKCATITAERDVLEMYQLKHMWQSPNSVIRNSLGGALFREPIICANVPPLVKQWRKPIVVARHAFGDQHIGRDFVVPGPGTLEVSFTPTIGSPYHLQVYEFQDTPGVAAAMCNTDKSITEFAYCCFQFAQRRNLPLYLSTKETILKKYDGRFKDIFERLYQKKYRPRFKEQGIFFQHRLTDDMVARSLRMEGGFVWACKNYDGDIQSDFVAQGFGSLGLMTSVLRCPDSKTLVADIAHGTVTKHYRRHKAGLETSTNSMATIYTWTKGIRHRGKLDDNPKLSLFATTLETAALDLVEAGYMTKDLALCVKGFGNVQRKDYLNTFEFIDKVADQMNTKYKQLFLEEAV